The window AGACGGGGGGAAAGCGCGGATCCTCGGTGGCCGCCGCCACCGCGCACTCCTGGACCACCTTGAAGAGCGGCGCCACCGCCTCGGTGAACCCGATGCAGCCGCGCAACCGCCCGTTCTTCGTGAGAGTGACGAACGCGGCCCCGGGGGCGGCAAGCTTTCCCCGCACCCCTTCCTCGGCCGGAATCGTACCGGAGCCGACGAACCCTTCCACCGCCCTGCGGGCGATCCCGAGGAGGGCAATCCGCTGCGCCGCGTCCAGGTACGACCCGGAACCCGTACCGACCGCCTCCGACATGGTCTCACCCCCCGGTTCGGTTCCGGGCATTATATTTCATTCGCGGGAGATGTTTCCGGCGACGAGGGCGCCGGGAAGACGGACGTTCAGACGGTCTGCGGCCGATACGGGGGTTGCCCCTCGAATCCCTCCGGGAGGGGCACGTCCCCGGGCATGACGATCTTCGGCTGACAGGCGATGAACGCAGGCACGATGTCGGGGTCGAACTGGGTCCCGGAGCAGCGCCGGATCTCGGCGATCGCGTCGGAAACGGGGAGCGCTTTCCGGTAGGCGCGGGTGGAGGTCATCGCATCGAAGGTGTCGGCGATCGCCATGATGCGCGAGGCGAACGGGATCTTGTCCCCGGACAGCCGCGCGGGGTACCCCCTTCCGTCGAACCGCTCGTGGTGGTGCAGGATGGCGGGGAGCAGCGGAATGAAGGGGGGGATCAGTTCGAGGATCCGGACGGCTTTCTCGGGGTGAAGGACGATCTCCCCGTACTCCTCGTCCGTGAGCTTCCCCCGCTTGTTCAGCACCGCGTCCCGGACACCGATCTTCCCGAGGTCGTGGAAAACGGCCGCGCGGCGAAGGTCCTCCAGTTCCTGCCCCTTCAGCCCAAGTTCCTCCGCGATGGCCAGAGAATATCGCGTCACCCGCTTGGAATGGCCGCAGTGAAAGGAATCCCTCTCCTCGAGCGCCTGGATCATCGCGTCGATAAATCGGAAGTTGATGATCTCGGCCTGCTCCCCCACCCTTTTTTCGAGGTTCATCCGGTAATCGTCGAGCTGCCGCTCCTTTTCCTTCTCACGCAGCGCTTTCTCGATGGTGATCAGCAGGACGTCGAAGTTGATGGGTTTCGTGATGTAGTCGCACGCCCCCATCTTGAGCGCATGGACGGCGGTGTCGAGCTCGGCATTGGCGGACATCACGATGCCCGCGGTCCCGGGGCAGCTCTTCGCCGCCTCGGAGAGGAGCGTGATCCCGTCCATGACGGGCATGCGGATGTCGGTGAGAAGGACGTCGAACGGGCCGCAGCCGTTCGACGCCATGGCGAGCGCCTCCTTTCCGTTGGATGCCTCTTCCACGATATATCCAGCGGTTTCGAGGTGTTCTCTTGCGATATAACGAATTAATTCCTCGTCATCCACCACGAGGATGCGGACCTTTGAAGCGCCTTCCCTGACTGCCGGGTGGTCGATTGTAGAACCCATGATCCCCTTATCGCCGTGGAAATAGGATAACTTTACGATAAAATCGCCGAGGAATCGAAAAATATTCCACCGACGGGTTCACACGTTGAACCGGACATGGACGATATCCCCGTCCTTGACGACGTACTCCCTCCCCTCGAGCCGCAGTTTCCCTTCCGTCTTGGCCTTCGCCATCGATCCGCACCGCAGGAAATCGTCGGAGGAGATGACCTCGGCCCGGATGAACCCCTTCTCGAGGTCGGAGTGGATCTTCCCCGCCGCCGTCAAGGCGGTGCTCCCCTCCCGGACGTTCCAGGCGCGCACCTCGTCCTCCCCCACCGTCAGGAAGGAGATGTAGCGCGTCGCCTCGAACGCCCCGCGAACAAGCTGGTCCCGCGCGGACCGCGCGATCCCCATCTCCTTCAGGAAGTCGGCCTGCTCGGCAGGCGACAGCTGGGCGATCTCCTCCTCCACCTTCGCGCACAGCCGGACCAGGGGGACCTTCGCCTTCTCCGCCCCCGCCTTCACGTCGGGGTACGTATCGGCAGCTGCCTCCCCTTCCCCGACGTTCAGGACCAGGAGCGTCGGGAGGCGGGAGACGAACCGG is drawn from bacterium and contains these coding sequences:
- a CDS encoding response regulator, with protein sequence MGSTIDHPAVREGASKVRILVVDDEELIRYIAREHLETAGYIVEEASNGKEALAMASNGCGPFDVLLTDIRMPVMDGITLLSEAAKSCPGTAGIVMSANAELDTAVHALKMGACDYITKPINFDVLLITIEKALREKEKERQLDDYRMNLEKRVGEQAEIINFRFIDAMIQALEERDSFHCGHSKRVTRYSLAIAEELGLKGQELEDLRRAAVFHDLGKIGVRDAVLNKRGKLTDEEYGEIVLHPEKAVRILELIPPFIPLLPAILHHHERFDGRGYPARLSGDKIPFASRIMAIADTFDAMTSTRAYRKALPVSDAIAEIRRCSGTQFDPDIVPAFIACQPKIVMPGDVPLPEGFEGQPPYRPQTV
- the amrA gene encoding AmmeMemoRadiSam system protein A yields the protein MSEAVGTGSGSYLDAAQRIALLGIARRAVEGFVGSGTIPAEEGVRGKLAAPGAAFVTLTKNGRLRGCIGFTEAVAPLFKVVQECAVAAATEDPRFPPVSPKELPFLRVEISVLTPLFPIRPEEVQVGRHGLMVSQGRMRGLLLPQVPVEWGWDREAFLDQTCLKAGLPPSAWRHGAMLEAFTAEVFGEEEKNAT